In Haliaeetus albicilla chromosome 2, bHalAlb1.1, whole genome shotgun sequence, a single genomic region encodes these proteins:
- the YAE1 gene encoding protein YAE1 homolog, with protein MSWVQVAVSQSSEDIFDEDADEMYLLQKEWNSTMKKRLKEGYRDGIEAAKELALQEGFNQGYRHGAELMVTCGRFRGTLNALLSWCHFNGCDSALSKINNLLDVVGKHEEDVLKYLNSIEQPHVGHILESVQDMDLNHTAPAGTEYSEVIAGKHEDVGSFGENTCRNNGEVGCLQSECSKAKLCTDPERSTLAWVKEQTIWLVEQLGLSLDILHHVQQLEH; from the exons ATGTCCTGGGTACAAGTTGCAGTTAGCCAATCCAGTGAGGATATATTTGATGAAGATGCAGATGAGATGTATCTACTACAGAAAGAATGGAACAGCACcatgaaaaaaagattgaag GAAGGCTATAGGGATGGAATTGAGGCTGCGAAAGAACTTGCACTCCAGGAAGGTTTTAATCAAGGCTACAGACATGGTGCTGAGCTGATGGTTACATGTGGCCGGTTCAGAGGAACCCTGAA TGCTCTCTTATCCTGGTGTCACTTTAATGGATGTGATTCTGCTTTAAGTAAGATAAATAATCTTCTTGATGTGGTTGGAAAGCATGAAGAAGATGTGCTTAAGTATCTGAATTCTATTGAACAGCCACATGTCGGACACATTTTAGAGTCTGTTCAGGACATGGACCTTAATCACACAGCTCCAGCTGGGACAGAGTACAGTGAAGTTATAGCTGGAAAACATGAAGATGTTGGCAGCTTTGGTGAAAACACTTGTAGAAATAATGGTGAGGTTGGTTGCTTGCAGTCTGAGTGCAGCAAGGCAAAACTCTGCACAGATCCTGAAAGGTCAACCCTTGCTTGGGTTAAAGAACAGACTATTTGGCTGGTAGAGCAACTGGGCTTATCACTGGATATACTCCATCATGTCCAGCAACTGGAACATTAG